In Edaphobacter aggregans, the sequence ACGGTCAAAACGTGCTGAACCCTCTCACCCTGCCACACGCGCAGTGACCAAATGCTGGAAACGCCACGGTAGCAGCGATCAGCATAGCTTGCGACACAATGATGCAGTGCGGCACCCTCGCTCCGGAGCTGTGCACTATTGGTAAGCTCCAACATTAGCCACCGTCTCGGCATCTCTGGATGATCCCGGCTGGGCTCTGCTACCTGAAACGGTTCAAACGGCGACCGTGTCCACGAGTAAGCAGCACCGCCCGCACCGAGACTTCGGTGCCAGGTGTGCACCAACCGTAGCATCGACTGTACCGTTCGACCTTTCATAGAGAACGCTGGTTGTGGGGGATCAAGTCTGACTGTTCCGTCCGGCGTGTCTATCGTGATTCGCTCGTGTCGAACTGCCTGAATGTAGTCGATCATGGGCCCGACGTGCACGGGATCTACATCACCCGCATTGTCGATCAAAAACATCCAAACAGTACGCCAGAACTTCCCATGACGTAAGTCTGTGGTCAATCGAGTAGATAGAATCGCCCTCATCAACTCGGAAGGTGCTCCCAGAGCGAGCAGCTCCGCTCTACGAATGGCGTGCTCGATGGGTAGGTGATCCTGCGATGCGAGGAAGATATGTTCCATCTTCCGGGTCATCACAACCGGTAGGTCGAGAGATCGAAAGCTGACCCCGTTGGAGTGTGCGATAAACCACTCACGTTTCCTGTCTGCAGCCGAGTCAGTCGCATACCAGCAGGACGCGAGAAACACCGGAACTCTGTATTCGCAGATGAGGTGGCGTGCCAACGACGATACTGCGGGCCGCCAAGATGATGATGAGCCAGCCCAGTCACTCGCTGGCCGGATATGGGCGCCTCGGAAACGAGACAGGTTGACGAGCGTGTCTACACCAGAGTGACGCCCATTGACGATGGGTGCCTCGAACAAGCGCGCTGCTCGCTTCCGAGCACAATGCAACAGTTCACAGAATTTCTCTAAGACGGATGTATCGAAGGACAGTTCGGCGTATGCATGGTGGATAGCGCAGTCCGTTCGCCGCCTGTGATCCCGAACGAAACGTTCAGACCAAGACATAACTTCTCCTATTTTCTAAACCGTTGAGCGAGTGGCGCGAATGTGCGCCCCCGACGTCACATACAAAAACAACGCGGCTTCAGACTGCCGGTGCGTGGCACGCCTGTGTTTTTGTCGGGTTTAGATAACAGAGAAGAACATCACGAATTGATGATAGATCATTCGATAATGCATTCGTCAATCACCATCACGACCTACCCCTTCAATCTGAGATGATCGAGGTTCCTCCGTTTGCAATATCTCTTGGGAGAGATGGCCAAGAAGACCCGCGTTGGGTTGGTACTTAGAAACGCGCTTATCTTTACTAAGCGGCTTCTTCCAACTATCTAGTGTTGCCGGGGTGAGAAGCTTCTTGTCAGCCTCCCGTTGGTATCATTTTCGTGACTTTCTTTCGAGGCGAGATGAGGTCCTTTCCAGACCGGGTGGTCTATCGTTCGTTCCTGCGCGCCGGCGGGTTCTTTCTCGCAGCCGTATTCTGGGTTCTTCCGGCGCAGGCGCTTCCTGCGAAAGGCACGCCGGCTCCCTCCCTCACGACGATTCAGTTACTGCAAGCTCCAACAAGCGGGCGAAGAGATTGGGATAGTCTGCGAGGAAAAGTGGTGGTGCTGGAGTTTTGGGCTACGTGGTGCGCGCCGTGCATCGCCAGCCTGCCTCACCTGAACCAACTCGTGGAGGCGCTCGATCCAGCTCGATTTCAATTCATCTCCATCGATGACGAAGACCCGAAGGTGGTGCAAGCATTTCTCGCGAAGAAGAAGATTGGGGGTTGGGTGGGTGTGGATCGCTCAGGCAGCGTCTTTGCGCGGTATGGCGTGAAGTCGAGGCCGACCACCATTGTTGTGGACACGCGGGGAAAGATTGTGGCGGCAACGGAGATGGACAATCTGAATGCTGCTGACCTGGAGGCAGTGGCCGAAGGGAAGAGCGTCGCTTTCAAACCAGCAATGGAGATCGTTACGCAGAGTGCTGCCGTTTTGCCGGCAGCCGCGGCTCATCCTTTGTTTTCTGTTTCGTTCAGCAAGGCCGCTCCGGGTTCGAAATTTTCCATGGTGAAGCATCCGCCGAGCGGAACGGACTTTCTTGGAGTCGACGCAGGAACTCTTTTGACCTACATCTACGATCCGATCGGCGAGCGGACAGTCGTCGGGAGCCCGTTGCCAGAAGGACTTTACAACTTGCGGGTGGAGTTGGCCGGGGTGCCGGATGCCGAGGCGTCGTCCATTGTCCGAACAGCGGTTTTCTGCGGATTGCATTTGCAGGTGCAGCCGAAGACGATCACCAAGCGCGAATACATTCTCAGAGCCACGGATGCGAGCCAGCAGCTCTTAAGCCCATCCGCTTCGAACGGAAAGGCGATGCGAGGCTACTGGAATGGGAGGCTCGTGATCTCGAAGGGAACGATGGACGATCTCGCCTTTGCGTTGGAAACGGGACTCCAGAATCCGGTGGTGAACCAAACCGGTATCGAAGGCAAGTTCGATGCGCGCTTCAATTTCAAACCAGAAGATATTGACAGTGCGAATGCCGTGATCAAAAAGACTCTTGGTCTTGAACTGGTGCCAGGTACTGAGGAGCGGACGGTAACGCTGCTCGAGCTGGTCAAACAGGACGAGGGCCAATTGTGTGCAGCAGAGCCGAAGCAAGACAAGTAGGCTCGTTCCATAACAGGCTCTCAGAGCGGTTGGCTGATGTAGGTGCAGACCAAGACTGCACTGTAAGCACACGCGATTGCCACATCATGTTGCTCCCGAGCGTGACGTCTTCTGAGAAAAAGAAGCGGACGATGTGAGTTGTGCGCGGTGGTCTATAGATACCAGTAATTCGGCGTGTTGCTGATTTTGTCACTGCGAAAGTTTTTCGAATAACGCGAAAACACCAAGTAATTCACTTGTTTTTGAAGCGTGGCGTTGCTGCGCATCATCGTGTGCCAAACCTAGTGCTCGATAAGTTTCGAAAGGTGCAACTTTCGAGTAATAGGTGAGCTAAGCGGGGGACGTTACCGTTGCTTACGAAAGTCATATTGCAGTAATGCCACACCTTGAGGAACTTATGACAATTACGTCTCCCCGTTCCCTGCAGTCCCTTGTTCCTTCGCTTCTACGGAACCGCAGATCGAAGTTTTTCTTAGTGCTGTTGATGACACTTGTCACCAGCGTGGCTTACGCGACTCAGGCGCCAACGACGACGGCATTGGCCATCTCGGGAAATACGATTGTCTATCAGCGGCCAGTGATTCTGGCAGCGACTGTCACTTCCGGCGGATCGCCTGTCAGCGCTGGGTTGGTGATGTTCTGCGATGCGAGTGCGAAGTATTGCGAGAGCAACACTGCGCTTGCGATGGTTCAGCTGAATGCGTCCAACGGAGTCGCTATTGTGAAGCTGGGCAGCGGTCCGCTGGGATCGCACAGCTACAAGGCGGTGTATCGCGCGAATAATTCCTATGCCTCGAGCACGTCGAACACACAGACGTATACGGTCGTGGGAACGTATGGCTCCACGATGGGCCTCACTTCCACGGGTACGGTCGGCGCCTATACGCTCAAGGGCTCCGTAACAGGAATCGGATCGCTTGTTGCCGGACCGACCGGCACCGTCTCATTTCTGGATACGAGCGTCGGCAATAATTCGCTGGGAACCGAGCCTCTGGGGACGGCTACGCTCACGAGCGCCTTTGCTCAAGCACCAAACTCGCCGTTTCTGATCGGCAATGACCCTACGAACAAGAGAGATTCTGTCGCGGTCGCTTCTGCGTATCTCAACTATTTCGACAACAACCTGGATGTGGTGACGGGCGATTCGAACAATGTCATCTCAGTCCTGCTTGGCAATGGCGATGGGTCGTTTCAGCCGAAGGTGAACTATCCGGGGTGCCCGACTGCGTCGCCGGTTGCGATCAAGATCCTTTTGGCAGATTTCAATCGGGACGGGCTGACGGACATCGCGCTGGGCTGCTCCGACGGGAGCACGGTGGGCGGACTATCGATCCTTCTCGGCAACAGCGATGGGAGTTTTCAGCCTCCAGTTTCGTACTCCACCGGCGATGCCGCCGGGCTCGCTTTGGGCGATTTCAATAACGATGGAATATTAGACATTATCCTGACGAATCGCGCGCAGCAGAACGTGACAGTCTTTATCGGAAACGGCGACGGGACCTTCCAGGCGGCAAATATCGTTCTTGCGACTCCGCAGAAGGTCCATGACATTGTGGTTGCGGACTTCAATGGAGACGGTAACGACGATATTGCTTACGCGGTGAGCACAACGGGGCTGTCGACTGTATATTTTGCAGCCGGTAACGGTGATGGCACGTTTCAAACGCCGGTGGTCGCTGCAACGAATGTTGGCGAATTTTTGACCATGGGCGATTTGAACGCCGACAACAAACAGGACATTGTGTCCGCCACGATTACCCAGCCGAGTGGACACTATGTTGGCTACAGCATGTATGTCCTGATGGGTAATGGCGATGGAACCTTTAAGCCGGCGGTGTCTTATCTTGCCGACTATCCTTCTGATCCGCATATTGCGGACGTAAACGGGGACGGGAAGCCGGACGTGATAGCAGGAGGAAGCTTCGGCGCGCTGGTGTTTCTAGGCAACGGCGACGGAACATTCCAGAACTATACAGAGCCAGTCATCGGCGGCTTTGGGCTGACCTATGCCGTGAATGCTGGAGACTTCAACAACGACGGCAATGCAGATTTGATTGGAACGGATGCGCAATCACCTCATGCCGCAGTGGCTCTTAGCCAGGTGCAGCAGGGAGCGAGCGCCGCCGCACTTGCAGGCGTTGCCGTTTTCCCGCTGGGCAGCGGTACTCACAACGTTGATGCGAGTTACTCGGGCGACGGGATCTATAGCCCCAATGTCTCATCAACGATTCCGCTTCTGGCTGCACCGACGCCAACGACACTGACGCTCGCTGTGCAGCCGGCCTCGGCAACGGTGCCCGGACAGTCGGTGACTCTGACGGCTACGTTGAGCCCCTATACGGTTGGGCCTCCGACGACGACGACGGATGGCGAGACGGTGAAGTTCTATAACGGCAATGCGCTGCTGGGATCGGGCACGCTGAGCGGCGGTGTCGCTACGTATACGACAACAGCATTGCCGGCCGGTACCGATACGCTGAAGGCTATCTATCCTGCGACCGGGGATAAGAATTATCTGTCCAGCACATCGAACACGGTGAACATGACGGTGACGGGAATAGTTGTGTCGTCTTCCGTGAATCCGTCCACGTATTTGCAGAACGTGACGTTTACGGCGACGGTGGCGACAGGCGACACGGGCAACGTGATGTTCATGGATGGCACGACGTCGCTTGGTACGCAGGCAATCTCGGGGACGACGGCGACTTTGAGTTTGAGTACGCTTTCGGTTAATTCGCACAATATTACCGGTGTTTACAACGGGGATGGCAGTCATAGTCCTGCGACTTCGCCGGTGCTTGTGCAGGTGGTGAATAAGGCGACGCCGACGGTGACGGTCTCGACCAGCGGGGCGAGCTCTTATGGCGACTCGGTGACGATCACTGCGACGATTGTGGCAGGAGCCACGGGTACGGTGACGTTCACGAGCGGCGGGGTAACGCTGGGTTCCGCGTCGCTGAATGGATCGGGTGTGGCTTCGATCACGACGAGTGTGTTGCCGGTCGGGAGCGATTCGATTACGGCGAGCTATCCGGGTGATGGCAATTACACCCAGGCTAATGGCTCGGTGACGCAGACGGTTGGGCAGAAGGCTGTGAGTCCAACGCTGACGTCGTCCGCGAATCCGTCGAAACAGGGAAGCTCTGTCACGTTTACGGATACGCTGCCGACAGGGGCGACGGGTACGGTTGCGTTTTCGAGCAATGGAACGTCGCTGGGCACGATTGCTGTGAACAATGGCGTGGCGACGGTATCGACGTCGACGCTTCCGGTCGGTAGTGACGCTATTGTCGCGGTCTATAGCGGTGATACGAACTACAGCACGGCTACTTCGAATCTGCCCCAGACGGTTAACAAGGCGACGCCTTCGATGACGGCAACGACCTCGGGAGCGAGTACGTATGGAGCGTCGGTTACGCTGACCGCGACTCTGACGGGTGGTGCGGGCGCCGGTGTTACGGGTTCGGTGGCTTTCACGGATGGCGCATTGGCGCTGGGCACGGGAACTGTGAGTGCTGCGGGTATTGCGACGATCTCAACTACGGCGTTGCCGACGGGAAGCTCTACGATCACCGCGACGTACAGCGGTGATGCGAATAATGCCGGAACGACAGCCACTGTAGCCCAGGTGGTGTCGACGGCGACGACGACGGTGAATGTTGCGGCGACCGGTGCGGGTGCTTACGGCGCTACGGTCACCATTACAGCGACCCTGCCGACGGGGCCGACTGGGAATGTGACGTTTACTAGCGGCGGAGTGACTCTGGGCACTGCGGCTGTTGGGTCAACTGGTACGGCAACGATAACGACGACTGTGCTGCCCGTGGGTACCGATACGATTACGGCGAACTACGGCGGCGATACGAACTACGGCTCGGCGAGTGGGACGACGTCGGTGACGATGACGAAGATTTCGCCGACGATGACGCTTGGGTCTTCGCTGAATCCGAGTATCTATGGCCAGTCTGTGACCTTCACTGCAACACTGCCAACGAGTACGACTGGCACGGTTACATTTGCGAGCGGCGGCACGACGTTCGGCACGGGGACAGTGGTGAATGGTGTTGCGACGGCGTCAACGACGAGCTTGACGGTTCCGAGCGACGTGATTAACGCGACCTACAACGGAGATGGGAACAATAGCACGGCTACGGCGACGCTGACGCAGACGGTGAACAAAGCTACGCCTGCGGTGACTGTGTCGACTCCGGGGCCAACCACGTATGGCAGTTCGGTAACGATTACGGCCTCCGTACCGGCGGGTGTGACGGGAACGATCACGATCACTAGCGGTGGTGCAAACCTGGGCACGGGAACTGTGAGCGCCGCGGGGGCGGTGACGGTGACGACTACGGCGCTGCCTGTTGGAAGCGATACGATCACGGCCGACTATAGCGGAGACGCGAACAACAATTCGAATTCGGGATCGACGACGCAGGTGGTGTCGGCGGCGACAGCTACGGTGAATGTGTCGACCTCGGGGCCGAGCAACTATGGCGATCCGGTGACGATTACGGCCACCGTTCCCACTGGGGAGACGGGCACCATAACGATCACGAGTAATGGCGTGACACTCGGAATGGGCACTGCAACCGCAACCGCGGGGACGGTGACGGTGACGACGTCGACGCTTCCTGTAGGCAGCGATCCGATTACTGCGACCTATGGCGGAGATAGCAACCATAGTTCGGCTACGGCAACAACGACTCAGGTTGTGTCGAAGAAGGCGCCGACGGTGGGGATTGCGTCATCGCTGAATCCGTCTACGGTGAATCAGTCTGTGACGTTTACAGCGACTGTGTCGAACAACGCGACAGGGACGGTTACATTTTTGGATGGTGCTACTTCTTTGGGCACCGGGACGCTGGCTGGGGGCACTGCGACGTTTGCTACATCAACGTTGTCAGCGGGTTCGCACACGATCACGGCGTCTTATGGCGGGGATACGAATAATGGCTCCGCTACTTCGGCGGCTCTGACGCAGACGGTGAACAAGCAGGATCCAACGCTGCCGGCTCCGACTGTGTCGTCGACTACCATTACGCTGGGTGGGTCGGAGACTATCACTGAGACGGTGCCGACTGGGGTGTCCGGGCCGGTTACATTCTCTGAGGGTGGGACCGTTATCGGTACGGCGCCGGTTGTGGGTGGAGTCGCGAGTATTACGGTGACGACGCTGCCGGTTGGTTCTGATCCGATTACGGCGAGCACGCCTGGCGATGCGAACAACAATCCGGCTACTTCGCCTGCAACGATTGTTACGGTCAACAAAGGGACGCCGACTATCGGGCTTAGCTCTTCGCTGAATCCCTCGGCGTCCAATCAGCCGGTGACGTTCACCGCGACCGCGCCAACGGGAGCGACGGGGACGATCAACTTCCTGGATGGCTCGACTCCTCTCGGGACGGGGACGTTGGCGAATGGTCAGGCGAGCGTCACTGTCCCAACGATGACGGCTGGGACGCACACTATCACGGCGAGCTATGCAGGTGATTCGTCGTACACCGCTGCGACGTCTGCGCCTCTGATACAGACGGTCAACAAAGGAACGCCCGTGTTGACGGGGCCGGTTGTCTCGTCGCCGACGATACCCTACGGTGGCACGGAGACGATCACGGAGACAGTGCCTCCGGGAGTGTCTGGACCGGTTACGTTCACTGATGGCGGGACGGTGATCGGAACGGCGCCAATCGTAGGTGGGGTCGCGACGATTACTGTGACGACGCTGCCGATTGGAAGCGATCCGATTACGGCGAGCACGCCTGGCGACGCGAACAATAATCCGGCGACTTCGCCAGCGACGACGGTGACGGTGACGAAGCTGACGCCGGTGCTGCCGCCGCCGACGGTGTCGTCGACCACGCCTCCGCCGAATACTCCGGTGACGATTACGGAGACAGTGCCGACGGGAGTGACCGGGACGGTTACATTCTCTAACGGTGGGACGGTACTTGGCACGGCTCCGATTGTAAGTGGAGTTGCGACGATCACGGTGCCTTCGCTGCCGCTGGGTGCGAACCCAATCACGGCAAGCACGCCGGGCGATGCGACCACCAATCCTGCTACTTCACCTGCGACGACGGTGACCGTAGGGAAGACAACTCCCACGGTGACGTTGACTTCGTCGTCGAGTTCGTCGAACGTCAACCAGTCGGTTACGTTTACGGCGACGCTTCCTGCTGGTGCTAGTGGCACGGTGACCTTCCTTGATGGGACGACGGTTCTTGGAACGGGTACTGTGAGCGCTGCCGGTGTCGCGACGTTCAGCACCGCTAACCTGACGACCGGAACGCACACGATCACTGCTTCCTATGGGGGGAATGACAGCTATACGGCGGCGACGTCCGCTCCGTTGACTCTGGTCGTGGGCAAGGCGGTGACGACAATTACGCTGACGCAGAGCCAGCCTACGGAGCTGCTAGGCACCTCGGTGACGTTCACGGCCACGGTGGCTGCGGGAACGCCTACTCCTACGGGGACGGTCTCGTTCCTTGATGGGACGACGGTTCTCGGGACGGCTCCGCTGAGTACGAATGGCACTGTGGTCTCGTTCGTGCTGTCGGGTAATGCGAACTATGCGACGAGCACGCTGACGACGGGAACGCACACGATCACGGCGACGTATTCGGGCGATACCGGCTTCGGGACCAGCACATCGGCACCTGTTACGAACATCGTGCAGGACTTCACGTATACGGTGACCGGTACGAAGACGCAGAACATCTTCCCCGGTGATACGACGAGCTTTACGTTCAGCGTGACACCGGTGGGTTCGACGACCTTCATGAGCGATTTGACGATGGATATCGATGGCCTGCCGAAGGGTACTACTTACACCTTCTCGCCGGCGAAGATTGCTGCCGGGAGCGGTACGACGACCGTTACGCTCAACGTTACGACGAGCAGCACGCTGACTGCAGCGAACCGGGTCCCGGCGGGAACGCCAACGCCTCGACGGGGCGCTCCGATTGCTCTTGGAGTGCTTGGGCTGCTTGGTCTGGGTGCTGTCCGCAGGCATGGGCGCAAGATGCCACGCATGCTGATGGTGCTTCTGTTGTTCCTTGGCACGCTGCTGCCGGTTGCTGCGCTGAGTGGTTGCGCTGGCGGTTATTTCACGCTGACTCCGACGACCTATTCGGTTACTGCTACGGGTACCGAGGGGACGATTCAACATTCCGCAACCGCGACTCTGGTCGTGCAGTAGGAGAGATACCGATGCATCTTGCAAGAATTGCGCTACTCGTCTTTTTGCTCGCTTCACCCTGGGCGCTCCATGCTCAGGGTGGGATGTTGAGCGGGACAGAAGATATTTCCAGGCTGGAGGCCGGAGGGAACTATAACTATTTTCATGCGAACGCACCTCCGGGACAGTGTGGGTGTTTCGGGATGAATGGCGGCAGTGGGACGTTTCTGATGAACGTCACACCAAAGTGGAGCGCGGTTGCCGATATCGCTTACGCGCACGCGAGCAATGTGAATGGTACGGCCCAGAACATCACGATCATCAACTACCTGTTTGGGCCTCGCTATACGCGACGCATGAGGAGCCGCTATGTTCCTTATGGACAGGTTCTCTTCGGCGGTGCGAAGGAGGATGTTAATTTTCAATTCACCATCAATCGGCAATCGTTCGGGCTGCTGGGTGGCGGTGGGGTGACGACCCGGTTGAAGCGGAAGTTCGGATTGACTCTTATCGAGGTCGACTACGTTTACACGAGGATTCCGAATGCGACGAACAATACGCAGAACAATCTGCGGATCGTGACCGGTGTGACGTATCACTTCGGTGCGCGCTAGGTTGCGGCTGATTGAGCTGCTGCGCGGGCGTCACGTATCAGATCGGGCAGGCCTACTCCGCGGTATCCGTTTCCAAGGAGCCATAGGCCTTTCAGGCTACTGACACGTTCGTCGAGTTCTGCCATGCGCTCGAGGTGTCCTACGGCGTACTGGGGCAGGCTGTTGGGCCAACGGCGTACTACGGTGACTTGCGGCTCGGGGAGTGGACCGAGGATGCGAGCGAGTTCGAGGCGGGCTATGGCGGCGATCTCGTCGTTGCCGCAGCGCATGAGGCGGTTAGCTGCGGCTCCTCCGAAGAATGCGCGGAGGATACGGCCTCCGGGTGGGACGCGGTCGGCGAACTTCTGGTCCATGA encodes:
- a CDS encoding PcfJ domain-containing protein encodes the protein MSWSERFVRDHRRRTDCAIHHAYAELSFDTSVLEKFCELLHCARKRAARLFEAPIVNGRHSGVDTLVNLSRFRGAHIRPASDWAGSSSSWRPAVSSLARHLICEYRVPVFLASCWYATDSAADRKREWFIAHSNGVSFRSLDLPVVMTRKMEHIFLASQDHLPIEHAIRRAELLALGAPSELMRAILSTRLTTDLRHGKFWRTVWMFLIDNAGDVDPVHVGPMIDYIQAVRHERITIDTPDGTVRLDPPQPAFSMKGRTVQSMLRLVHTWHRSLGAGGAAYSWTRSPFEPFQVAEPSRDHPEMPRRWLMLELTNSAQLRSEGAALHHCVASYADRCYRGVSSIWSLRVWQGERVQHVLTVEVDPKRRTVVQARGRANRTASGKSLKLLQDWAVRERLKMAV
- a CDS encoding redoxin domain-containing protein, producing MRSFPDRVVYRSFLRAGGFFLAAVFWVLPAQALPAKGTPAPSLTTIQLLQAPTSGRRDWDSLRGKVVVLEFWATWCAPCIASLPHLNQLVEALDPARFQFISIDDEDPKVVQAFLAKKKIGGWVGVDRSGSVFARYGVKSRPTTIVVDTRGKIVAATEMDNLNAADLEAVAEGKSVAFKPAMEIVTQSAAVLPAAAAHPLFSVSFSKAAPGSKFSMVKHPPSGTDFLGVDAGTLLTYIYDPIGERTVVGSPLPEGLYNLRVELAGVPDAEASSIVRTAVFCGLHLQVQPKTITKREYILRATDASQQLLSPSASNGKAMRGYWNGRLVISKGTMDDLAFALETGLQNPVVNQTGIEGKFDARFNFKPEDIDSANAVIKKTLGLELVPGTEERTVTLLELVKQDEGQLCAAEPKQDK
- a CDS encoding Ig-like domain repeat protein; translated protein: MTLVTSVAYATQAPTTTALAISGNTIVYQRPVILAATVTSGGSPVSAGLVMFCDASAKYCESNTALAMVQLNASNGVAIVKLGSGPLGSHSYKAVYRANNSYASSTSNTQTYTVVGTYGSTMGLTSTGTVGAYTLKGSVTGIGSLVAGPTGTVSFLDTSVGNNSLGTEPLGTATLTSAFAQAPNSPFLIGNDPTNKRDSVAVASAYLNYFDNNLDVVTGDSNNVISVLLGNGDGSFQPKVNYPGCPTASPVAIKILLADFNRDGLTDIALGCSDGSTVGGLSILLGNSDGSFQPPVSYSTGDAAGLALGDFNNDGILDIILTNRAQQNVTVFIGNGDGTFQAANIVLATPQKVHDIVVADFNGDGNDDIAYAVSTTGLSTVYFAAGNGDGTFQTPVVAATNVGEFLTMGDLNADNKQDIVSATITQPSGHYVGYSMYVLMGNGDGTFKPAVSYLADYPSDPHIADVNGDGKPDVIAGGSFGALVFLGNGDGTFQNYTEPVIGGFGLTYAVNAGDFNNDGNADLIGTDAQSPHAAVALSQVQQGASAAALAGVAVFPLGSGTHNVDASYSGDGIYSPNVSSTIPLLAAPTPTTLTLAVQPASATVPGQSVTLTATLSPYTVGPPTTTTDGETVKFYNGNALLGSGTLSGGVATYTTTALPAGTDTLKAIYPATGDKNYLSSTSNTVNMTVTGIVVSSSVNPSTYLQNVTFTATVATGDTGNVMFMDGTTSLGTQAISGTTATLSLSTLSVNSHNITGVYNGDGSHSPATSPVLVQVVNKATPTVTVSTSGASSYGDSVTITATIVAGATGTVTFTSGGVTLGSASLNGSGVASITTSVLPVGSDSITASYPGDGNYTQANGSVTQTVGQKAVSPTLTSSANPSKQGSSVTFTDTLPTGATGTVAFSSNGTSLGTIAVNNGVATVSTSTLPVGSDAIVAVYSGDTNYSTATSNLPQTVNKATPSMTATTSGASTYGASVTLTATLTGGAGAGVTGSVAFTDGALALGTGTVSAAGIATISTTALPTGSSTITATYSGDANNAGTTATVAQVVSTATTTVNVAATGAGAYGATVTITATLPTGPTGNVTFTSGGVTLGTAAVGSTGTATITTTVLPVGTDTITANYGGDTNYGSASGTTSVTMTKISPTMTLGSSLNPSIYGQSVTFTATLPTSTTGTVTFASGGTTFGTGTVVNGVATASTTSLTVPSDVINATYNGDGNNSTATATLTQTVNKATPAVTVSTPGPTTYGSSVTITASVPAGVTGTITITSGGANLGTGTVSAAGAVTVTTTALPVGSDTITADYSGDANNNSNSGSTTQVVSAATATVNVSTSGPSNYGDPVTITATVPTGETGTITITSNGVTLGMGTATATAGTVTVTTSTLPVGSDPITATYGGDSNHSSATATTTQVVSKKAPTVGIASSLNPSTVNQSVTFTATVSNNATGTVTFLDGATSLGTGTLAGGTATFATSTLSAGSHTITASYGGDTNNGSATSAALTQTVNKQDPTLPAPTVSSTTITLGGSETITETVPTGVSGPVTFSEGGTVIGTAPVVGGVASITVTTLPVGSDPITASTPGDANNNPATSPATIVTVNKGTPTIGLSSSLNPSASNQPVTFTATAPTGATGTINFLDGSTPLGTGTLANGQASVTVPTMTAGTHTITASYAGDSSYTAATSAPLIQTVNKGTPVLTGPVVSSPTIPYGGTETITETVPPGVSGPVTFTDGGTVIGTAPIVGGVATITVTTLPIGSDPITASTPGDANNNPATSPATTVTVTKLTPVLPPPTVSSTTPPPNTPVTITETVPTGVTGTVTFSNGGTVLGTAPIVSGVATITVPSLPLGANPITASTPGDATTNPATSPATTVTVGKTTPTVTLTSSSSSSNVNQSVTFTATLPAGASGTVTFLDGTTVLGTGTVSAAGVATFSTANLTTGTHTITASYGGNDSYTAATSAPLTLVVGKAVTTITLTQSQPTELLGTSVTFTATVAAGTPTPTGTVSFLDGTTVLGTAPLSTNGTVVSFVLSGNANYATSTLTTGTHTITATYSGDTGFGTSTSAPVTNIVQDFTYTVTGTKTQNIFPGDTTSFTFSVTPVGSTTFMSDLTMDIDGLPKGTTYTFSPAKIAAGSGTTTVTLNVTTSSTLTAANRVPAGTPTPRRGAPIALGVLGLLGLGAVRRHGRKMPRMLMVLLLFLGTLLPVAALSGCAGGYFTLTPTTYSVTATGTEGTIQHSATATLVVQ
- a CDS encoding outer membrane beta-barrel protein, with protein sequence MHLARIALLVFLLASPWALHAQGGMLSGTEDISRLEAGGNYNYFHANAPPGQCGCFGMNGGSGTFLMNVTPKWSAVADIAYAHASNVNGTAQNITIINYLFGPRYTRRMRSRYVPYGQVLFGGAKEDVNFQFTINRQSFGLLGGGGVTTRLKRKFGLTLIEVDYVYTRIPNATNNTQNNLRIVTGVTYHFGAR